Genomic DNA from Perca fluviatilis chromosome 12, GENO_Pfluv_1.0, whole genome shotgun sequence:
CAATCTAACATGTTGTATTCAATCGTTTTTTAATTAATGTATGCATGCAAGATAATGTGCCTGGTTTATACGCTAACATTGATTTATTGTTGTCTGATATTAAATGGATAGTGAATtaaatataacatatattaCTCTTGGTGGGCATGTTGAAGTGGACAAATACagatatctttattttttgatgatgttcacagTATATATTCTAATAATCTGCAGTAATTCTACTATTGTGTACCTTATCTGGGTTCACCAAAACCTTCATGAGcctatgtacattttcattgGTGCTTTGTTACTGAATTCTCTTCTTATCAGCACTGCTATTTATCCAAAGCTTTTGAATGACTTTTTATCTGAAAAACAGCTCATATCTtattcagcctgtctctttcaGTGTTTCCTATATTACTCTTTAAATAGTTCAGAATTCTTACTGTTAGCAGCCATGGCTTATGACagatatgtgtctatatgtaaaCCTCTGCAATATCAAACTATCATGAAGAAAACAACTGTGTGTATCTTTCTGGCTTTAGCTTGGtttgtgcctgcttgtcaggTTGCAGTTCCAGTAGCTCTTGGTGCAATTGCTAAACTCTGTAATTTTACTTTGAAAGGAATATTTTGCAACAACTCAATTTACAAACTTCACTGTGTGAGCTCAAAAGCACTCACTGTGTACAGTGTGATTGTCTTTTTCAATGTTTCAATTCTCCCTGTGCTTTTCATAATCTTTACATACACAAAGATATTCATAGTAACGTACCAAAGTCGTAGAGAAGTCAGAATGAAAGCTGCACAGACCTGTTTACCTCATCTGTTGGTTCTAAtcagcttttcttttttgtttaccTATGATGTCGTTATAGTTAAACTGGAATTGGAGCTTCCAAAAACTATACATTTAATAATGACTTTACAAGTGATTTTGTATCATCCTCTCTTTAATCCAATCATATACGGACTAAAACTGAAAGAAATTCATAAACACATCAAGAAGTTGTTCTGTCAAAGAAAACTGCACCAACATTTCTACAAATGATCTGTTCTGTCGTCTGAAATAATAATGTAGAGATGAGGTTCCTTCCTTTAGCTTTACTTTGTCTTTTTGCATTGAGGAAGTGTGTTTTTGTACCTTGAAGATCACTTTTCAACCCCCCCTTGTCAACAGTAAACCATCGATCTGACGGAATCAGTTTTCATGATAACAAATATTCTTTCAGACATGCCAATCATTTTCATGAAAAAGTCACGACAGCAAACTACGTCGTACCTGTAACATTTCCTTAAAACGTGAATTAAATATCGTGACATTAAAGTAAAGGCCTGCAGCACTATGTCATTAATATTGTACTCAGACATCACTGTTCAAGAGGTTTTCTAGTCAGATGTTATATTCATGTTTTTCCTATTTCCTTTAACAATGACTATTTAACACTTATAAAAAGTGTTTTAATTCAGACACCAAACATACTCATTAGTTTTGGCCCCAGAAGAAAAAGAATGACATGATTCCAACATCAATTTAGTGGATGTCCACACAGTGTTGTATGATAAATGAGAATACTGTTAGAACTTGGAAGT
This window encodes:
- the LOC120569396 gene encoding olfactory receptor 52A5-like; the protein is MDSELNITYITLGGHVEVDKYRYLYFLMMFTVYILIICSNSTIVYLIWVHQNLHEPMYIFIGALLLNSLLISTAIYPKLLNDFLSEKQLISYSACLFQCFLYYSLNSSEFLLLAAMAYDRYVSICKPLQYQTIMKKTTVCIFLALAWFVPACQVAVPVALGAIAKLCNFTLKGIFCNNSIYKLHCVSSKALTVYSVIVFFNVSILPVLFIIFTYTKIFIVTYQSRREVRMKAAQTCLPHLLVLISFSFLFTYDVVIVKLELELPKTIHLIMTLQVILYHPLFNPIIYGLKLKEIHKHIKKLFCQRKLHQHFYK